Proteins from one Mycobacterium adipatum genomic window:
- a CDS encoding ferredoxin: MKVSVDGSRCQGHTLCAMIAPDSFKLDDVDGHASPTSDVVPADQEEAVTEAVHSCPEQAIVIE, translated from the coding sequence GTGAAGGTTTCGGTCGACGGAAGCCGCTGCCAGGGACACACCCTGTGCGCGATGATCGCTCCGGATTCGTTCAAACTCGATGACGTCGACGGCCACGCCTCACCCACCTCGGATGTGGTGCCGGCCGACCAGGAGGAAGCCGTCACCGAGGCCGTGCACTCCTGCCCGGAACAGGCCATCGTCATCGAATGA
- a CDS encoding mycofactocin-coupled SDR family oxidoreductase — MSTTGSTAGRVAGKVAFITGAARGQGRSHAIRLAEEGADIIAVDICKNYDTVGYAMATAEDLEETKNYVEKTGRRIVTAQADVRNEAEVRGALEAGLAEFGKVDIVVAQAGVAAMKGQPPMQAWTDGINTNFVGTINAIQVALPHLAEGASIVATASAAALMDAHNKPNPGNDPGGMGYMVSKRLISEYVHYLATELAVRGIRANVIHPTNCNTDMLQSEPMYRSFRPDLPNPTRADAEPVFGVQQAMKVNYIEPEDISNAVLWLASDESRFVTGMQLRVDAGGYLKWYDYHV; from the coding sequence CAAGGTCGCATTCATCACCGGCGCTGCTCGCGGCCAGGGCCGTAGCCACGCGATCCGACTCGCCGAAGAAGGCGCCGACATCATCGCCGTCGACATCTGCAAGAACTACGACACCGTCGGTTATGCCATGGCCACCGCCGAGGACCTCGAAGAGACCAAGAACTACGTCGAGAAGACCGGCCGCCGGATCGTCACCGCACAGGCCGATGTCCGCAACGAGGCCGAGGTGCGGGGCGCGCTGGAGGCAGGCCTGGCCGAGTTCGGCAAGGTCGACATCGTCGTCGCGCAGGCCGGTGTCGCTGCCATGAAGGGCCAACCGCCCATGCAAGCCTGGACCGACGGCATCAACACCAACTTCGTCGGCACCATCAACGCCATCCAGGTCGCGCTGCCGCACCTGGCCGAGGGCGCCTCGATCGTCGCGACGGCCTCGGCGGCCGCGTTGATGGACGCCCACAACAAGCCCAACCCAGGTAACGACCCCGGCGGGATGGGCTACATGGTCAGCAAGCGACTCATCTCCGAGTACGTGCATTACCTGGCCACCGAGCTCGCGGTCCGCGGGATCCGGGCCAACGTGATCCACCCGACCAACTGCAACACCGACATGTTGCAGAGCGAACCGATGTACCGGTCGTTCCGCCCGGATCTACCGAACCCGACCCGCGCCGACGCCGAGCCGGTCTTCGGCGTGCAGCAGGCCATGAAGGTCAACTACATCGAGCCCGAGGACATCAGCAACGCGGTGCTGTGGCTGGCGTCGGACGAGTCCCGTTTCGTCACCGGAATGCAGCTGCGCGTCGACGCCGGCGGCTACCTCAAGTGGTACGACTACCACGTCTGA
- a CDS encoding hemophore-related protein yields the protein MLKVSRTKLAVVIGGLALSVPMSVGIASAQPDLGPVINTTCNYDQVMAAMNAERPDLAAQFNAQPMALGMLRSFLNSSPADRQGTVNQIAAYPGAQSYLGATLQLAGSCNNY from the coding sequence ATGCTCAAGGTGTCGCGCACGAAGCTTGCCGTCGTGATCGGCGGTCTGGCTCTGTCGGTGCCGATGTCGGTCGGGATCGCCTCAGCCCAGCCCGACCTCGGTCCGGTCATCAACACGACCTGCAACTACGACCAGGTGATGGCCGCCATGAACGCGGAACGTCCCGACCTGGCCGCCCAGTTCAACGCCCAGCCGATGGCGTTGGGAATGCTGCGCAGCTTCCTGAACTCCAGCCCGGCGGACCGCCAGGGCACGGTCAACCAGATCGCCGCCTACCCGGGCGCGCAGAGCTACCTGGGGGCCACCCTGCAGCTGGCCGGGAGCTGCAACAACTACTGA